In a single window of the Gemmatimonadota bacterium genome:
- a CDS encoding glycosyltransferase gives MIAEWWPGLAWALPFAGVVPLAKRSPDLALAPSVDGIPVSIIIPARNESAIIETVVRSILASQYTSFELLVVDDRSTDDTAAKVAAIAATEPRLRLIDGAELPAGWLGKPWACHQGAAAATGQYLLFTDADTEHAPALLGHAIGAMERDAPDLLTLITHQRCVTFWERIIMPQIWVPLGFRYPPSRVNRATKPHQLVANGQFILVRRTAYDEIGGHAAVQGEVVEDLALAQTFLRAGKRLRLMFGDTLIATRMYRTLGELVEGWSKNLYLGTRQSAGNRPLLRAFAPWSLVLALLFWLLPFLALATGVAPEAAKVAIGISLLFWAMIAFGMQIPIRYALGYPLGALMAIGITLRSIGRGARRVEWRGRTYQVGEPL, from the coding sequence ATGATCGCCGAGTGGTGGCCCGGCCTGGCCTGGGCCCTTCCCTTCGCCGGGGTCGTGCCGCTTGCCAAGCGATCGCCCGACCTGGCACTCGCCCCGTCGGTCGACGGCATCCCGGTGTCGATCATCATCCCCGCGCGCAACGAATCGGCCATCATCGAAACGGTGGTGCGCTCGATCCTCGCGAGCCAGTACACCTCCTTCGAATTGCTGGTCGTCGACGATCGCTCGACCGATGACACCGCGGCGAAGGTCGCGGCGATCGCGGCCACCGAGCCGCGACTCCGCCTGATCGATGGCGCCGAGTTGCCCGCCGGATGGCTGGGCAAACCGTGGGCGTGTCATCAGGGGGCGGCCGCCGCCACCGGCCAGTATCTCCTCTTCACCGATGCCGACACCGAACATGCTCCGGCGCTGCTCGGTCACGCCATCGGGGCGATGGAGCGGGACGCGCCCGACCTGCTCACACTGATCACACACCAGCGCTGCGTCACCTTCTGGGAGCGGATCATCATGCCCCAGATCTGGGTGCCGCTCGGCTTCCGCTATCCGCCGTCGCGCGTCAACCGCGCCACCAAGCCGCATCAGCTGGTCGCGAACGGCCAGTTCATTCTGGTGCGCCGGACCGCGTACGACGAGATCGGTGGCCACGCCGCGGTGCAGGGCGAGGTGGTCGAGGACCTCGCGTTGGCGCAGACCTTCCTCCGCGCCGGCAAGCGGCTCCGATTGATGTTCGGCGACACCCTCATCGCGACGCGGATGTACCGCACCCTCGGCGAGCTGGTCGAGGGATGGTCGAAGAACCTCTACCTCGGCACCAGACAATCGGCGGGCAACCGACCGCTGCTGCGCGCCTTCGCGCCGTGGTCACTGGTGCTTGCACTGCTCTTCTGGTTGCTGCCATTCCTCGCCCTGGCCACCGGCGTGGCGCCCGAGGCGGCCAAGGTGGCGATCGGCATCTCGCTGCTGTTCTGGGCGATGATCGCCTTCGGCATGCAGATCCCCATCCGCTACGCGCTCGGCTACCCGCTGGGCGCGCTCATGGCGATTGGAATCACCCTGCGTTCGATCGGACGTGGCGCAAGACGGGTGGAATGGCGCGGGCGGACCTATCAGGTGGGCGAGCCGCTGTAG
- a CDS encoding FtsX-like permease family protein yields MLRRAASCLILLTVLWTGRATAQRIGIAIEQRLAEASGLSVGDTLSVSSPNGGARRPAVVAAIVEPRADPATILRKEYRVRFHLADLAELLGQPDRIDRAAILLQPGVDPNSARALLGRTAFGYELHGTAALASSSSTTFLVVSRFHRAIAIISVLASAIFLLCLMLLKVDARRQDVAMLRFIGISRRTVFIALLLEAGVIAAVGGVLGIGIAAIASAAVNAFYQQTFATTLIFSLLTWRTILEAASLGLVLGLGAGALAAWRLVRLPPLVLWGRAG; encoded by the coding sequence ATGCTCCGCCGCGCTGCCTCCTGCCTCATCCTGCTGACGGTCCTCTGGACCGGTCGTGCCACGGCGCAACGGATCGGGATCGCCATCGAACAGCGCCTGGCTGAGGCGAGTGGTCTCTCGGTGGGCGACACCCTCTCGGTCTCGAGTCCGAACGGCGGCGCGCGCCGTCCTGCCGTGGTCGCCGCGATTGTCGAGCCGCGCGCCGATCCGGCCACGATCCTTCGCAAAGAGTATCGCGTCCGTTTCCATCTGGCCGACCTCGCCGAGCTGCTCGGTCAGCCGGACCGGATCGACCGCGCCGCCATCCTGCTGCAACCGGGCGTCGATCCGAATAGCGCCCGCGCATTGCTGGGTCGGACCGCCTTCGGCTACGAGCTGCACGGGACCGCCGCTCTCGCGTCGAGTTCCTCGACGACCTTCCTCGTCGTCTCGCGCTTTCACCGTGCCATCGCGATCATCTCGGTGCTCGCGTCGGCGATCTTCCTCCTCTGCCTGATGTTGCTCAAGGTCGATGCGCGCCGGCAGGATGTGGCGATGCTCCGCTTCATCGGCATCTCGCGCCGCACGGTGTTCATCGCCCTGCTCCTCGAGGCGGGGGTCATCGCCGCCGTCGGCGGCGTACTTGGCATCGGCATCGCGGCCATCGCGAGCGCGGCGGTGAACGCCTTCTACCAGCAGACCTTTGCCACCACGCTGATCTTCTCGCTGCTCACCTGGCGGACGATCCTCGAGGCCGCGTCGCTCGGGTTGGTGCTCGGCCTCGGTGCCGGTGCACTCGCCGCGTGGCGTCTGGTGCGCCTCCCGCCGCTGGTGTTGTGGGGGCGCGCCGGATGA
- a CDS encoding dienelactone hydrolase family protein: protein MATPTLTRHQLDGALGEILVDVRAASRTTAQPAVLLLHGFKGFKDYAFLPVFAERLARAGFVAITASVSGAGVDAAGDFTRLERFASNTYSKELDDLERVVGALHRGELQVAPPTSIGVVGHSRGGGMALLLARETPAVAAVVTWAGIGKVRRHTDAELEAWQRLGTITILHQRLRIRLPLHYDVVADCLAHEDGRLSIPEAARTLGRPWLQVHGTADTTVTLAEANALAEHAGDALTERLILEDADHTFGTKHPWGGASPAMDEVFDATTRFLARHLR from the coding sequence ATGGCGACTCCGACCCTGACACGGCATCAGCTGGACGGCGCGCTCGGCGAGATCCTCGTTGACGTACGCGCCGCTTCACGCACCACGGCACAACCGGCGGTGCTGCTGTTGCACGGCTTCAAGGGGTTCAAGGACTACGCCTTTCTCCCGGTCTTCGCCGAGCGACTGGCGCGGGCGGGATTCGTGGCCATCACCGCCTCGGTGAGCGGGGCGGGCGTCGATGCGGCGGGTGACTTTACGCGGCTCGAGCGGTTCGCCTCCAACACCTATTCGAAGGAACTCGACGACCTCGAACGCGTCGTCGGCGCGCTGCACCGCGGCGAGCTGCAGGTCGCGCCACCGACATCGATTGGTGTCGTGGGCCACTCGCGCGGTGGCGGGATGGCATTGCTGCTGGCCCGCGAGACACCGGCGGTGGCTGCGGTCGTCACCTGGGCCGGAATCGGCAAGGTCCGCCGCCACACCGACGCCGAGCTGGAGGCATGGCAACGCCTCGGCACCATCACCATCCTGCATCAACGGCTTCGCATTCGCTTGCCGCTGCACTACGACGTGGTGGCCGATTGCCTGGCGCACGAGGATGGCCGACTGAGCATTCCCGAGGCGGCGCGCACGCTCGGTCGGCCCTGGCTGCAGGTGCACGGCACCGCCGACACGACGGTGACGCTGGCCGAGGCGAATGCGCTGGCGGAACATGCCGGCGACGCGTTGACGGAGCGGCTCATCCTCGAGGATGCCGATCACACCTTCGGCACCAAACATCCGTGGGGCGGTGCGTCGCCGGCGATGGACGAGGTGTTTGACGCGACCACCCGTTTCCTTGCGCGGCACCTCCGCTAG
- a CDS encoding Nramp family divalent metal transporter, giving the protein MPGPDDGWRLTRTTRSLPESHHTVTVPEGAPWWRKALAFAGPGYMVAVGYMDPGNWATDLAGGARFGYTLLSVILMSNLMAMLLQTFAVKLGIVTGRDLAQACRDHFSRPVSFMLWVLCEIAIAACDLAEVIGSAIALNLLFGIPLVYGVVLTALDVLLILMLQQKGFRWLEAFVIAMVATVGICFAAEMWFSRPEMAGILKGLVPTTQIVTNPAMLYIAMGILGATVMPHNLYLHSAIVQTRKVANSPEAKREAIKWGTIDSTVALFLAFLINAAILILSAATFHGTPHEGVADIGDAHALLSPLLGTTLASTLFAVALLASGQNSTVTGTLAGQIVMEGFLDIRLPAWLRRLITRLIAIVPAVIVTAMYGEHGAGSLLILSQVILSLQLSFAVIPLVWFTSSKAKMGGFVNRPLTIAVGWTVAIVIAVLNVWLLIGTVREWAA; this is encoded by the coding sequence ATGCCCGGGCCCGATGATGGCTGGCGCCTCACGCGCACCACGCGCTCGCTCCCGGAGTCGCACCACACCGTCACCGTCCCCGAGGGCGCCCCGTGGTGGCGCAAGGCACTGGCCTTCGCGGGGCCGGGGTACATGGTGGCCGTTGGCTACATGGACCCGGGCAACTGGGCCACCGACCTCGCCGGTGGCGCGCGCTTCGGCTACACGCTGCTCAGCGTCATCCTGATGTCGAACCTGATGGCGATGCTGCTGCAGACCTTCGCGGTCAAGCTCGGGATCGTGACCGGACGCGACCTGGCGCAGGCGTGTCGCGATCACTTCTCGCGCCCCGTCTCCTTCATGCTCTGGGTCCTTTGCGAGATCGCAATTGCCGCTTGCGACCTTGCCGAGGTGATCGGTTCCGCGATCGCGCTGAACCTGCTCTTTGGAATTCCGCTCGTGTACGGCGTGGTTCTCACCGCGCTCGATGTCCTCCTGATCCTGATGCTGCAGCAGAAGGGCTTCCGCTGGCTGGAGGCCTTCGTGATCGCGATGGTCGCCACGGTCGGCATCTGCTTCGCCGCCGAGATGTGGTTCTCGCGGCCGGAAATGGCGGGCATCCTGAAGGGGCTCGTCCCGACCACGCAGATCGTCACCAACCCGGCGATGCTCTACATCGCGATGGGGATCCTCGGCGCGACGGTGATGCCGCACAACCTCTACCTGCACTCCGCCATCGTCCAGACGCGGAAGGTGGCGAACAGCCCGGAGGCGAAGCGCGAGGCGATCAAGTGGGGCACCATCGACTCGACCGTCGCGCTCTTCCTGGCCTTCCTGATCAACGCGGCAATCCTGATCCTCTCGGCGGCCACATTCCACGGCACCCCCCACGAGGGGGTCGCCGACATCGGTGACGCCCACGCGCTGCTGTCGCCACTGCTCGGCACCACGCTCGCCTCGACGCTCTTTGCCGTGGCACTGCTGGCGTCGGGCCAGAACTCCACCGTGACCGGGACGCTCGCCGGGCAGATCGTGATGGAAGGCTTCCTCGACATCCGCCTCCCGGCGTGGTTGCGCCGACTGATCACCCGCCTGATCGCCATCGTGCCGGCCGTGATCGTCACGGCGATGTACGGCGAGCACGGCGCGGGGAGCCTGTTGATCCTGTCGCAGGTGATTCTCTCGCTGCAGCTCTCTTTTGCGGTGATCCCGCTGGTCTGGTTCACCTCGTCAAAGGCCAAGATGGGCGGCTTCGTGAATCGACCGCTCACGATCGCGGTGGGTTGGACGGTGGCGATCGTGATTGCCGTGCTCAACGTCTGGCTCCTGATCGGAACGGTGCGCGAATGGGCGGCGTAA
- a CDS encoding LD-carboxypeptidase yields MQQQPILPPRLGPGARIALVAPSGPLLERDDRTRAESLCHALGFEPVVLPHAERAYGYLAGTDEERLADLNAALTSPQYDAVWCLRGGDGMNRIVAGVDFAGFARAPKPVIGFSDITVLLLALWRETGVVSFHGPVAREPMPGLARRSFEAVLTRATPAGALELPAPPADVLLPQEGRVVTLASGRAEGRLVGGNLTLLQSLIGTRFAADLRGAILFLEDVNEDLYRIDRMLAHLRLAGVFDGVAGVAIGQFTDCRRATPDGGLGLDAVLSTYFASLGVPVVMGLPIGHIAAQWTIPVGVRASLDADSGALALLEAAVR; encoded by the coding sequence ATGCAACAACAGCCGATCCTCCCGCCGCGCCTCGGTCCCGGGGCCCGCATTGCCCTGGTGGCGCCTTCGGGTCCGTTACTGGAGCGTGACGACCGCACCCGTGCCGAGTCGCTCTGCCACGCGCTCGGCTTCGAGCCCGTCGTGCTGCCGCATGCGGAACGCGCCTACGGCTACCTCGCCGGGACGGACGAGGAGCGATTGGCCGACCTGAACGCCGCACTGACGAGTCCGCAGTACGATGCCGTCTGGTGCCTTCGGGGCGGCGACGGGATGAATCGCATCGTGGCGGGCGTCGACTTCGCCGGCTTCGCGCGCGCGCCAAAGCCGGTGATCGGATTCTCGGACATCACGGTGTTGCTGTTGGCCCTCTGGCGCGAGACCGGCGTCGTCTCCTTCCATGGTCCCGTGGCGCGGGAGCCGATGCCGGGACTTGCGCGGCGCAGCTTTGAGGCCGTGCTCACGCGGGCCACGCCCGCTGGTGCCCTCGAATTGCCCGCGCCGCCCGCCGATGTGTTGCTCCCGCAGGAAGGGCGCGTGGTCACACTCGCGTCAGGCCGCGCAGAGGGCCGCCTGGTTGGCGGCAACCTCACACTGCTGCAGTCGCTCATTGGCACGCGCTTCGCAGCCGATCTCCGCGGCGCCATTCTCTTCCTCGAGGATGTCAACGAGGATCTCTATCGCATCGACCGGATGTTGGCGCATCTCCGTCTCGCCGGAGTGTTCGACGGCGTCGCCGGAGTGGCCATCGGCCAGTTCACTGATTGTCGCCGGGCAACGCCCGATGGCGGGCTCGGGCTCGATGCCGTCCTCAGCACCTACTTCGCGTCTCTCGGTGTGCCGGTCGTCATGGGGCTGCCGATCGGCCACATCGCCGCGCAGTGGACCATTCCGGTCGGCGTGCGCGCGTCACTCGATGCGGACAGCGGCGCACTCGCGCTGCTCGAGGCCGCGGTTCGTTGA
- a CDS encoding metal-dependent transcriptional regulator: protein MTKFNPRDLTISGEDYLKAIYQLSEAGSPATTTGIAEALALTAPSVSGMVKRLADAGLLEHLPYKGVTLTAAGRQAALRMLRRHRLIEAYLVSFLGYGWDTVHDEAERLEHAVSDDLVNRMAEALGHPTVDPHGDPIPSADGLVVEVSSMPLPEVPVGATVVIARVDSGSAERLRWLAEAGLVPGATITVMAQQPFSGPITLQLGDADRIVGHDLAGHLLCTAAEDAR from the coding sequence ATGACGAAATTCAATCCTCGGGACCTCACAATTTCTGGTGAGGACTACCTCAAGGCCATTTACCAGCTCTCCGAGGCCGGTTCCCCGGCCACCACGACCGGCATCGCCGAGGCGTTGGCGCTGACGGCACCCTCGGTGAGCGGGATGGTCAAGCGGTTGGCCGACGCCGGGTTGTTGGAGCACCTCCCCTACAAGGGCGTGACCCTGACGGCGGCCGGGCGGCAGGCCGCCCTCCGGATGTTGCGCCGGCACCGGTTGATCGAGGCCTATCTGGTCTCCTTCCTCGGCTACGGCTGGGACACCGTCCACGACGAGGCGGAACGGCTTGAGCATGCCGTCTCCGATGATCTCGTGAACCGGATGGCCGAAGCACTCGGGCACCCCACCGTCGATCCGCATGGCGATCCGATCCCCTCGGCGGACGGCCTGGTCGTCGAAGTCTCGTCGATGCCACTCCCCGAGGTGCCCGTCGGCGCGACCGTGGTGATTGCCCGGGTCGATTCCGGATCGGCCGAGCGACTCCGCTGGTTGGCGGAGGCCGGGCTGGTCCCTGGGGCGACGATCACCGTGATGGCACAGCAGCCTTTCAGCGGCCCGATCACGCTGCAACTCGGTGATGCCGACCGGATCGTCGGGCACGACCTCGCGGGGCACCTGCTCTGCACCGCGGCGGAGGACGCCCGATGA
- a CDS encoding transporter: MGGVTRRVLGALLLGAAPLTAQARAPIETDRPDFTESSATIPKGRWQLETGYTVQRAQGTSHSLPESLLRAGISSRVELRLSQNLSATGGALSFEDLTVGAKLSLGGQQGARPELALLVQTTVPTGGSRVTATTMLPSAVLLAGWELGGRWSVGGSAIAGREVDNHLELAGSAVVGYTLTDRWRSYAEVFTIQPVSGNGGERGESYLNGGLAHLVTPMVQVDVRFGAGIGGGAARYFGGVGLSLGW; encoded by the coding sequence ATGGGCGGCGTAACCCGTCGGGTGCTCGGTGCACTGTTGCTCGGTGCGGCCCCGCTCACCGCGCAGGCGCGCGCGCCGATCGAAACCGACCGGCCGGACTTTACCGAGTCGAGTGCCACGATTCCGAAGGGGCGCTGGCAGCTCGAGACCGGCTACACGGTCCAGCGTGCGCAGGGAACGAGTCATTCGCTGCCCGAGTCGCTGCTGCGTGCCGGAATCAGTTCGCGTGTGGAGCTCCGCCTCTCGCAGAATCTCTCGGCGACCGGCGGGGCGCTCTCCTTCGAGGATCTCACGGTTGGCGCCAAGCTCTCGCTCGGGGGCCAGCAGGGCGCGCGCCCCGAACTCGCCCTGCTGGTCCAGACCACCGTCCCCACGGGCGGCTCGCGGGTGACCGCCACCACGATGCTGCCCAGCGCCGTGCTCCTCGCAGGGTGGGAACTGGGTGGCCGATGGTCGGTGGGCGGGAGTGCGATCGCCGGTCGCGAGGTCGACAATCACCTTGAGTTGGCGGGGTCGGCGGTCGTGGGCTACACCCTGACTGATCGGTGGCGCAGCTACGCCGAGGTCTTCACGATCCAGCCCGTGTCGGGCAATGGCGGCGAGCGGGGCGAGTCGTACCTGAATGGCGGTCTGGCGCACCTCGTCACGCCGATGGTGCAGGTGGACGTACGCTTCGGGGCAGGAATCGGAGGTGGAGCCGCGCGCTATTTTGGCGGGGTGGGGCTCTCGCTCGGCTGGTAA
- a CDS encoding N-6 DNA methylase, translating to MSAFSPTARHTALVHRLGGAACVLPVPASHEALLEVGAFAGLPCWSGTADGAESRRLARLLARRGALGLLFTDHPASSASFITVTIEPVRVIAIAPRDDDPLPLRRLARLVARGEGGALDTALRCAEALDVDAAGRRTFAAMRDLLDDAIARLPARVAAESRHAWALLQLTRLLFLRFVESEGWLDGDLDFLAHRFEDCLAHSRDPQRQLLAPLFFGTLNRPVAARSRLARSFGRIPFLNGGLFEPHPLEKRLAMHLPVEFWRRAVEQLVLRTEVTLDHDELDGRITPEMLGRVFEGVMAPEERKRDGTFFTPPTLVRALLREALIPHLANRLARRESDIGDALDAPDPALQSALHNTTVLDPAVGSGAFLVGALDLLHGPGPRDRRLVHRLVTRRLFGVDRNPAAVRLTEMRLWLEVLRATRGSATDRVRPLPNLDAAIRAGDALLDPELPPLGTRLVQRLRVAQLRVAGAHGNEKRARLRALQRAEAAALVEALGEREASLDRAIRDLVFAQRAPSLFGDVTPVRAADRRQLTALHDAHRAVRRELRRVASGTAALPFALTTAFAPVLSVRGGFDLVVGNPPWVRAERIPADTRRALAARYRWWRTTRTAGYAHAPDLSVAFVERAMSLLAPEGTLALLVPAKLSTATYATAARAALGQRHTLHVVADLGDDPRAGFDATTYPLALIASKAVAPPTQQVRLGLDVAADQHAQASWATDGPWLLTTPDAHAVARQLAQRHDVLASVFPPQLGVKTGVNAAFVDPPIALAEWCRAAVRGRDVRAFAARPTQRLLWPADARGEPWARLPLPVAEHLHPFSDRLRRRSDFRDGPWWRLFRVRAATAAHRVVWGDLAPCLEAATLLDPAAIPLNSCYVLALPDAATSHAVAAWLNSAPIRAMARLSAEPAAGGAARFGARTVGQVPWVAAAAHHPLLRHPLTDAGAFAAIDDVVADLLGLNHHDRTALAPLATRRR from the coding sequence ATGTCCGCCTTCTCCCCCACTGCCCGACACACGGCGCTCGTCCACCGACTTGGTGGCGCGGCCTGCGTCCTCCCGGTTCCCGCCTCCCACGAGGCGTTGCTCGAAGTCGGCGCGTTCGCCGGCCTGCCCTGCTGGAGTGGCACCGCCGATGGCGCCGAGAGCCGGCGACTGGCGCGACTGCTCGCCCGACGCGGCGCGCTCGGCCTCCTCTTCACCGACCATCCGGCCAGCAGCGCCAGCTTCATCACGGTCACCATCGAGCCGGTGCGCGTCATCGCGATTGCACCACGCGACGACGATCCGCTGCCGCTGCGCCGCCTCGCGAGGTTGGTGGCGCGTGGTGAGGGAGGGGCGCTCGACACGGCGCTCCGCTGTGCCGAGGCGCTCGACGTCGATGCCGCCGGGCGACGGACCTTCGCCGCGATGCGCGACCTGCTCGACGATGCCATCGCACGGCTTCCGGCGCGGGTCGCGGCAGAGTCGCGCCACGCCTGGGCGCTCCTCCAGCTCACCCGACTTCTCTTCCTGCGCTTCGTCGAGAGCGAGGGATGGCTCGACGGCGATCTCGATTTCCTCGCGCATCGTTTCGAGGACTGCCTGGCGCACAGTCGCGATCCCCAGCGCCAGTTGCTGGCGCCGCTCTTCTTCGGGACGCTGAACCGGCCGGTCGCCGCGCGCTCCCGCCTCGCACGGAGCTTCGGCCGCATTCCGTTCCTGAATGGCGGACTGTTCGAACCGCATCCACTCGAGAAGCGCCTGGCAATGCACCTTCCCGTCGAGTTCTGGCGGCGTGCCGTGGAGCAGCTGGTGCTCCGGACCGAAGTCACCCTCGACCACGACGAGCTCGATGGGCGCATCACGCCGGAGATGCTCGGCCGCGTCTTCGAAGGCGTCATGGCCCCGGAGGAGCGCAAGCGCGACGGGACGTTCTTCACGCCGCCGACCCTGGTGCGTGCCCTGCTGCGCGAGGCGTTGATCCCGCACCTCGCCAACCGCCTGGCCCGCCGCGAATCGGACATCGGCGACGCCCTCGACGCGCCCGACCCGGCCCTCCAATCCGCCCTGCACAACACCACGGTCCTCGACCCCGCCGTCGGCTCCGGCGCTTTCCTCGTGGGGGCTCTCGATCTCCTGCATGGTCCGGGGCCACGGGACCGTCGCCTCGTGCATCGCCTGGTCACCCGTCGACTCTTCGGCGTCGACCGGAATCCTGCCGCCGTCCGGCTGACCGAGATGCGCCTCTGGCTCGAGGTGCTGCGGGCCACGCGAGGCTCGGCGACCGACCGGGTGCGGCCCCTTCCGAACCTCGACGCCGCTATTCGTGCCGGCGATGCGCTGCTTGACCCCGAGTTGCCGCCGCTCGGCACCAGGCTGGTGCAGCGACTCCGAGTGGCGCAGCTCCGCGTGGCGGGTGCGCATGGCAACGAGAAGCGCGCGCGGCTGCGGGCACTGCAGCGCGCCGAGGCCGCCGCCTTGGTGGAGGCGTTGGGAGAACGGGAAGCGTCGCTTGATCGCGCGATTCGTGATCTCGTCTTTGCGCAACGCGCACCGAGCCTCTTCGGCGATGTCACGCCGGTGCGCGCCGCCGACCGACGGCAACTCACGGCATTGCATGACGCGCACCGCGCCGTCCGGCGGGAACTTCGGCGGGTCGCCTCGGGCACGGCCGCGCTCCCCTTCGCGCTGACGACCGCCTTCGCGCCGGTGCTTTCGGTGCGCGGCGGCTTCGACCTGGTCGTCGGCAACCCGCCGTGGGTGCGGGCCGAACGGATCCCGGCCGACACGCGGCGAGCGCTCGCCGCGCGCTATCGCTGGTGGCGGACGACGCGCACCGCGGGGTACGCGCACGCACCGGATCTCTCGGTTGCCTTCGTCGAACGGGCAATGTCGCTGCTCGCCCCGGAGGGGACTCTGGCGCTGCTCGTGCCGGCGAAACTCTCGACGGCAACCTACGCGACCGCAGCGCGCGCGGCGCTTGGCCAGCGTCACACGCTGCACGTCGTGGCGGACCTCGGCGACGACCCGCGCGCCGGCTTCGATGCCACCACCTATCCGCTGGCGTTGATCGCATCGAAGGCCGTCGCGCCTCCGACCCAGCAGGTGCGGCTCGGTCTCGATGTGGCCGCCGACCAACACGCGCAGGCATCGTGGGCCACCGACGGCCCCTGGCTGCTGACCACGCCCGATGCGCACGCGGTGGCGCGCCAACTGGCCCAGCGTCACGACGTCCTGGCCTCGGTGTTTCCCCCGCAGCTCGGCGTCAAGACGGGCGTCAACGCCGCCTTCGTCGATCCGCCGATCGCGCTCGCCGAGTGGTGTCGTGCTGCGGTTCGTGGGCGTGATGTCCGGGCCTTCGCTGCGCGTCCGACCCAACGGCTGCTCTGGCCGGCCGATGCCCGCGGCGAGCCGTGGGCGCGGCTGCCACTCCCTGTCGCCGAACACCTGCACCCGTTCAGCGACCGACTCAGGCGCCGCAGTGACTTTCGTGACGGCCCCTGGTGGCGCCTCTTCCGCGTACGCGCTGCGACGGCGGCGCACCGAGTCGTCTGGGGAGATCTCGCGCCATGCCTCGAGGCGGCCACGCTCCTCGACCCCGCCGCCATTCCACTCAACAGTTGCTATGTCCTGGCCTTGCCCGATGCCGCCACCTCCCACGCCGTCGCGGCCTGGCTCAACAGCGCACCCATTCGCGCGATGGCCAGGTTGTCCGCCGAGCCGGCCGCCGGTGGCGCCGCACGGTTCGGCGCCCGCACCGTCGGCCAGGTGCCCTGGGTCGCGGCGGCCGCACACCATCCGCTGCTGCGGCACCCACTCACCGATGCCGGCGCATTCGCCGCGATCGATGACGTCGTCGCCGATCTGCTGGGACTCAATCACCATGACCGCACCGCACTCGCCCCGCTGGCCACGCGTCGTCGCTGA
- a CDS encoding CoA pyrophosphatase, with protein MSALLDRLFAELSQQAPVRVDLPDHPHAAVALLLAPDPDRLLLIRRADRAGDPWSGQLALPGGRREPHDVDLLHTAIRETAEETGLHLDRQWHRADLDDLAPMTPVLPPIVVRPFAFQLAEALAAGLSAEVAGVAWVPLATLAAPEVYREAEIEVRGVPRTVRGYHLEGGLLWGMTERIVTPIVARWRAISGR; from the coding sequence GTGTCGGCGTTGCTCGATCGCCTCTTCGCCGAGTTGTCGCAGCAGGCACCGGTCCGGGTCGATCTCCCCGATCATCCGCACGCGGCGGTCGCACTGCTGCTGGCGCCGGATCCTGATCGGCTGCTGCTGATTCGCCGCGCGGACCGCGCCGGTGATCCGTGGTCGGGGCAACTCGCATTGCCGGGTGGACGGCGCGAGCCGCACGACGTCGACTTGCTGCACACGGCGATTCGAGAGACTGCAGAAGAGACCGGATTGCACCTCGATCGGCAGTGGCATCGCGCCGATCTCGACGACCTCGCCCCGATGACACCGGTGCTTCCGCCGATCGTGGTGCGCCCCTTCGCATTTCAGCTCGCAGAGGCCCTCGCGGCGGGGCTCAGCGCAGAGGTCGCGGGCGTGGCCTGGGTACCGCTGGCGACGCTGGCGGCCCCTGAGGTCTATCGCGAGGCCGAGATCGAGGTACGCGGCGTGCCGCGAACGGTCCGAGGCTATCACCTCGAGGGCGGGTTGCTCTGGGGGATGACCGAGCGGATCGTGACCCCGATCGTTGCGCGCTGGCGGGCCATCAGCGGACGGTAA